One Stratiformator vulcanicus genomic window, CAGGCGGCTAAAGAAGAGAAAATCCGCGCCGATATCCCGCTCGGCGGGAACTTCGAGCCTAATCCGCAGGAAGGCGTTTTCGTCGCGGCCGGACACGGGTTGAATGTGGTGGCGTCTCGCGATGACGGTAAGACTTGGGAGCCGGTATTTTCCGGCTACCCCGGTGGCGATCACGGACGCTGGGCGGTGTGGAATTCAGTCGCCTATACCGACGGCGTCTTCGCGATCGCAGCGGGCTGGGGAGCCCCCGGAACGATCATCGCCTCAGACGACGGCAAGAACTGGCGTCACCTCGCCGACGGCAGTCGCAAGCCGGCGAAGCGAAATCAGAAGCCCTACGACATGAAGACCACCATGCAGATGATTGGGGCCGAAGGAGCATTCATCGCCCCGCTGCAGGCCACTCCCGACTTTGGCAAGACGTGGCACGAAATGTCGCCTTACGGTTTTCGCGACGCCGAGGGCAACCGCGTAAAGGTCAACAACTCTCATCCGTCGGTGGGATACACGGACGGTCGCGTGATCGTGGTCGGAGACGCCGGCCCGTCGGTCTACAGCGACGACCTCGGCAAGACCTGGGTGCCAATGGACGTCAAAGTTGAGCCGTGGGGCGAACGAGGCGCGAAGGGAATTCTCGGCAAAGACGGAGTCTTCATTATCGTCAAAGGGGACGGCTCGACCGTGCTGCGATCAACTGATCGCGGCATGACGTGGACGGCCCATGATTTGGGAGTGAAGCGTCCCGCGAGCCGATCATTCGGTTTGTCGATCGTGAACGGCGAGTTCTGGGTCACCGGCGAAAATGCCAAAGCCAGTGCCGACGGCATTACCTGGCGAGAATTGCCGAAGTCGACGCCGAGCGGTCGAAT contains:
- a CDS encoding WD40/YVTN/BNR-like repeat-containing protein, whose translation is MKNLNRWAAMVLAVVVAATTSAAFAKETPEQAAKEEKIRADIPLGGNFEPNPQEGVFVAAGHGLNVVASRDDGKTWEPVFSGYPGGDHGRWAVWNSVAYTDGVFAIAAGWGAPGTIIASDDGKNWRHLADGSRKPAKRNQKPYDMKTTMQMIGAEGAFIAPLQATPDFGKTWHEMSPYGFRDAEGNRVKVNNSHPSVGYTDGRVIVVGDAGPSVYSDDLGKTWVPMDVKVEPWGERGAKGILGKDGVFIIVKGDGSTVLRSTDRGMTWTAHDLGVKRPASRSFGLSIVNGEFWVTGENAKASADGITWRELPKSTPSGRIAVSDKGTLINVSRKRLSILRSEDGENWEEVYQYSKHPDAHGGAQGLADVAFGRVKRISN